CGACGGCGCGGTCAATTGCTCGGGCTACGGCTGGAGGCAGCGGGACGAGAACGACCTTGCCACCTTTGCCGCGGACTTTGAGTATCCGGTGTCCGTGTTCCTCACCGAGGTCGGCGATATTGGCGCCGCAGGCTTCGAAGATCCGCAGCCCGAGCAAGCCCAGCATGGCGTCCAGTGCGAAGTCCTTGATGTTGGCCGACAGTCTGGCGGCGGTGATCATCGCCTCGAATTGCAGGTGGCTCGTGTTGCTTGCAGCGGGTCCAGTGGCTGGTCAGCCGACCAGCGCAGGAAGACCTTGAGGTCGGAGTCGGTGTGCATCCGTGATTTACCGCGGTACCGGCCGAGGTACGCGGCGATTGCGGCCGCCAAGAGCCGTAGGTCGTATGTGGTCGGGTTGGGCTGGAATGCTGTTGAGGTAGTCATACTGCTCGGTTCGACCGGGCCGGCGCTGGCCCTGATAGTCCCGAGCCGTCCGTGATACGAGGCGCCTACCCTGTTCAGGTGGCGGGCAGCGGCGCACCTTCGTGCGGTTCTCTCCCGTGATGGCCTCTGCTCGGCACCGCATCGTCTTTCCACGGCCATCACGCTCGCGGCGGCACGAGAGTGCGCTGGCCGACCGCCTGACCCCTGCTCGGAGCATCCCCACGTGCTTGGTGCGCTTGATTCATCTCGACGACATTTTTTGTCGGGGGGTGTGCCTAAGGTGCTCCGCAAGATCACCGGCTCGTGCCGGATGTGGATGAACCTGGCTGGGGGCAGAAATGCGCTGGTGGAAGAGGAAGCCCGAAGACCGGGCACAGTGGGTGCTCGATCCGCTGGTGGCCGTGGGCCCATTGCGGTTCGGGATGACTTCTGGCCAGGTCGAGGCGGTCCTCGGTGAGGGTCTGCTGGGGTCGTATCAGGGTGCGAAAGGCGAGGAGGACTTGCAGCGGTACAGCGACCTGGGCGTGACCGCAATCTATCAACGCGGGCACTTGGTAGCGGTGGCGATCGATGCGATGGACGGGCCCCTGATCCGGTTGCGGGACGTCGAGCTGATCGCCAGGACGCCGTCCGGTGTGCGCGCTGACATCCACCGCCTTGCATCTGAGGATAATGTCGCGGTCCGGGTGAACTGGAGCGGCGATCCCGAGGTGGCGGCATGGGGGCTTTCCATGGGAGCCCGGCCGGGGAGGGGCCTGTCGGCCGCCGGGTTCTCCGAGCGCAAGGACACGATGATCACGGATGCCCTGCTGGTCTGCGCAGAATTGGCGGAGGCACCGTATCTGTCGGAGCCGGTCATCCAGTGGTGCGATGTCCGAGAGTTGGAGTCGAACCCTGGGGCGTGGCCGGTAAAGCCCGACGCGGATCGTCCACGGTGGGACTGGACGCCGTTGGAGCGTATCGGGCCGCTCCAGTTCGGGATGAACCCCTTGCAGGTAGCGGATGCTCTGGGCGGCGAAGCGCCGGCGGCACGACACGGACACTTCCCCTGGCCCTTTCTCAACAAGCCCGGACTGTGGTCTGTCAACGCGGAACGATTCGACGAGGCCGGGGTGACCGCGCACTACTGGGGCGAACACGGGATTCCTCGCCTCACGGCGGTGACCGTGCACGGGCGAACCGGTCCACAAGTCAGCTACGCGGGCACCGAGTTGATCGGCAAGAAAGTTTCTGTCATCGACGATGTGCTATGCCAGCGCGCGGAGCGCGACGAGATAGGTCTGCTCGCCGGTTGCAACGGAGACCTTGGACCGGATGGGCTCGGCATGTGGGTACGGGCCACCCGTGCCGGAGATGCCGTGATCAGCGAAGCCCGGTTCTGCGCGGAGGGTTGGGAAGACCACGGCTGACGCGGGCCAAAGCCCTCGGCAAACCAGATCAACGAGTACCTGGCCAGTCCGGCAACATGGCCGAAGCACAACAACTCGGCACTCAAGTGAACGCTTGTCCGCGGTTGGCCGGGCGGATGCGGCTCCGCACTTTCTACCGAGCCGGAGCCGCCGCCCCGGCCTCCCGACACCGCACGCTCCACCACCACGCGCGGGTGTTCCGCTTGATGCGGCAGGCTGCTTCGACCCCGATGGTCCGGTCCTTCCGGAATGCGAGACGCCTACCCTGTTCACGGGGGCGGGCAGTGGTGCATCTTCGTGTGGTTCTCTCCCACGGTGACTGCTGCTCGGCACCTTATTGGTCTACGGCCACCGGCCCGTAGCGGCAGGTCCGAATGTGAAGGCGAGCCGCCGTTCAGGCTGTTGCGTCAGCGCAGGGCGCGGTGCGCGACCTGGAGTGCGATCGCTCCGGCAAGCACCAACCAGGCTGTCCAAGTGACGGCGGTACCAACCACGCCCGTCGGCCACCGAAGCCGATTGGCGGTGGCCCCGACGACTGCGATGAGCGCAGCGCTGAGCCCGACGCCTGCCGATGCCAGCGGCGCGCCGTAAAGGATGACTCCGGCCACCGCCCAGTCGCGCGAGTTGAAGCATCCCGAACCGTCGCATGGGGGCGCCGGATCCGCCGTCGACGCGACGTAGACATAGCACCCTGCCCAAGCGGCGATCCACCACAGGGCAGAAACGCCCATCTCCGGAAGGAACCACCCAGCGTTCGGGCGAGACGAAACGGCAGACGTCATGGGTACCCCCATCGGCGGCAGCGGCCTCAACTCGAGAAGTGTGGGGGTTCAATTTCAGCGGACGGTGTAGGCGCTATCCGGGCGCCTCAGTTGTGGGCCATGCCAGCTTGTCCACCGGCGCCAGGGCCGCTCATCGCGCGATGGACACTGAGCGATGCCCCGCCAGCCGTGCTTGCTGGAGTAAGCGGACCGCGGCAGAAGAGTACGCCGCTCCGGTGGGCAGCCCCCACCGCTGATCCGATGCCAGGCAACTTGCCGACCGGAAGGCCAGGTCACAGCGTCCCGCTGCATCTCTATCATGATCAAGATGATGCCGTACAGATCGTTGGGTCCCGGAGACGTGACCGCCCCGATATCGGATGCGATGCTGTTCCGGCACTCGGTACTGCGGGCGCTGTTCATCCTTGTGCCCGTGATGATAGTCGCGTGGGCGCTGTCAATGATGCTCGCCTCTACGCTGCTCGGTCATCCTGTGGGCTGGGGCATCCACGACTTTCTACCGCCCCCGCTGGTGGGAATGGCGGTCGGTTTCGGCGTTGGGGCCCTACGGCAGCGTAGGCGCCCGACATGGATCCGGGTCTCCAGTCTCGGCATCGAGTTGGCGCAGCGTGGCGACCCGGTGTTCGTACCGTGGTCGAGCATCACGGCGGCCCGGGTACGCCGACGGTGGATCTTTGCAGTTCTCGAGGTGATCCCGGCAGATCTGCACGCCGTCAAGGCTGTGCTGCCCAGCCCCTACTTACCAAGGGTCTGGTACAAGCGCGGCGTTGCGATGTTCCGCATCGAGGTCGGCATGATTAGGCCGGGACTACGAGATCTCCGGGCCGCCCTGGTCCAGTATCGGCATGCACCGGAAGAATTCGCTCTGAACCAGACGGCTGTATGAAGAATGTGTACGACATCAGGCTTCCATTTGGCGGAGACGGCCAGCCATGAGCGGGCAACCGCGGTTCGACCACGGCTACTGGCGTCGTTGCGCCGCCGGCACCGGTGCGACGACGCGGAGTTCGGCGGTCAGCCGCGCGGCCAGGTCCAGCGCGGACTCCGACGGCGGCGACGGGGTGGGCTCGAAGAACGTCACCCGCAGCCGGGGGCGTCGCGGGAAGCGGGCGATGTCCACGGTGCCGGAGACCGCCGCGCAGACGATGCGGGCCTGCGGGACGGCCTGAGCGAGGCGTCCGGCACCGCTGCGGGCACGCAGCTGGCGACCCTGTGAGCGGGTGCCTTCCGGGAAGATCCCGAGGCAGCCGCCGGCGGAAAGGCACTGCACCGCGGTATCCAGCGCGTCAGTGTCGCCCTGGCCGCGTCGGACCGGGATCTGCCCCATCCCGTCCAACACCCGGCGAACCAGCGGATTCTTCCAGAGCGAGGCTTTGGCGAGAGCCTGGATCTGCCGGCGGCGGCGGGCGGCGAAGGCAATGACCAGGGGGTCCCAGGCGCTGTCGTGGTTGGCCGGGACGATCGTCGCGCCGCGCGCCGGAAGGTGGTGCAAGCCCACCACTTCGAGACGCCCCCACCAGCGGACGATCGGCCCCACCGCTGCCATGACCGCTCGATAGACAGGCGGGATCCGGCTCACGGTGCTGGTCTCAACGGCAGAACGGTCGCGCTCCATGACTCAGTCTCTCACCCGGACAGACAGCCGGTTCGGGTGGTTCGGGCTGATGCGCGGTGGTGGCTTTGCTCTGCTCGGGCCGGCCGGGCACGGCGGTGAGTTGGGCGAGCTGACGGGCGTACCGGAAATCCGCGGGCCGCGGGTGGAGCGTGCCGGGCGCGGCCCGCGGATCTCGGTCAGGCGGGTTGGCCGCGGACCGCGGAGCTCTTGCGGGCGCGGCGGGCGAGGCGGCTGAGCCGGGCGCCGGCGAGCAGGCGCTCCTGGTCGGCTTCCGCGATCAGCTGGCGGCGGCGGTCGTTGGCCAGGACCAGCATCGTCTCCGGGTACATCATGGTGGGTCTCCCTTGTCGTCGTGCGATGAGTCAATCGTCGATCGGTCAGGGCTCCCGGGCATCCGGAACGCTTACCTATCTTCGCAGGTCAGCGCGGTTTAGGCGGGCGTTCGAGGGCTCCTAGGTATACCTAGGAGCTGCTACTGTGCCTGGCGTGATCGTCTCGGACCTGTGGCGTTATCCGGTCAAATCCCTGGGTGGGGAGCGCCTGCGCGAGGCCCGGGTGGACCGGTGGGGGATCGGCGGGGACCGGCGCTGGATGGTGGTCGACCGGTCCGGGGAGAAGTTGTGGGCCGGCGAGTTCCGGCAGCTTGCCGCCGTCTCCGCGGTGCAGGCCGGCGGCGGCGTCCGGCTGAGCGCACCGGGGCATCCGGAGCTGCTGCTGGACGAGCCGATCGGCGGTGAGCGGGTCGAGGTGGGACTGCGCGGGGTCGGGTACGCGGTGGCCGCCGGTGACGCGGCGGACGCCTGGCTCAGTGCGGTGCTCGGCCTCGACGTGCGGCTGGTCTGGCTGGACGAGCCGGCCCGCCGTCCGATGTCGGAGCGGCACGGTGGCCGGCCCGGCGACGTGCTGAGCTTCGCGGACGCGGCCCCGTTGCTGCTCACCACGATGCCGTCGCTGCGGCAGCTGGACGCGTGGATCGCGGAGAACGGCGGTGGCGGCCCGGTGCCGATGACCCGGTTCCGGCCGAACCTGGTGGTGGACGGGGAGATGGCCGCGTTCGCCGAGGACGGCTGGAGTGAGGTGCGGGTCGGCGAGGTGCGGTTCCGGTTCGCCGAGACCTGCGACAGGTGCGCGGTGACGACGCTGGACCCGGCGACCGGGCGGACCGCCAAGGAGCCGATCCGCACCCTGGCCAAGCATCGGCGGTGGGACGGGAACGTGTGGTTCGGCGTGCGCGTCGTCCCGGTCGGCCCGGGCACGATCAGCGTGGGCGATCCGGT
This window of the Actinoplanes oblitus genome carries:
- a CDS encoding lysophospholipid acyltransferase family protein, giving the protein MERDRSAVETSTVSRIPPVYRAVMAAVGPIVRWWGRLEVVGLHHLPARGATIVPANHDSAWDPLVIAFAARRRRQIQALAKASLWKNPLVRRVLDGMGQIPVRRGQGDTDALDTAVQCLSAGGCLGIFPEGTRSQGRQLRARSGAGRLAQAVPQARIVCAAVSGTVDIARFPRRPRLRVTFFEPTPSPPSESALDLAARLTAELRVVAPVPAAQRRQ
- a CDS encoding MOSC domain-containing protein; translation: MIVSDLWRYPVKSLGGERLREARVDRWGIGGDRRWMVVDRSGEKLWAGEFRQLAAVSAVQAGGGVRLSAPGHPELLLDEPIGGERVEVGLRGVGYAVAAGDAADAWLSAVLGLDVRLVWLDEPARRPMSERHGGRPGDVLSFADAAPLLLTTMPSLRQLDAWIAENGGGGPVPMTRFRPNLVVDGEMAAFAEDGWSEVRVGEVRFRFAETCDRCAVTTLDPATGRTAKEPIRTLAKHRRWDGNVWFGVRVVPVGPGTISVGDPVQPI